TGTAGAATGATAATGAcaagacaactttttttttattttcatcgaTTTAATGACGGGCTATTAAGATGACGGACCGTCATCTGGTTCCACCTCCATCTCTGGATGAAGAGACAGGGGCATGACCTCAGCAGGTTCTAATGGCCGCATTCTGGTGTTCCTGCAGTCCTTCTTCTCCTCGTTCCAGAGTTCTGACTGCTGTCTGCGCATCAGCGTACTAGACCAAGTCATCCAGAAGGAACCTAGCAGACAGCCTTTCAGAACCATTAGATCTTGGGCAATCTTGAAAGGCTGGATGATCAATAGCTGTAGCTTTAAAAAgctgagatcttttttttttttttttaatttgcctgGTGTCGCCATTCACTCTTCCCAATGGGAATCTTTCCGAGAAATCCTGAAGTTAAAAGGAACACGGATCCGTTTAATCCACTTACATAACCGTCCTGTTGTTCACAGACTAGTGCACAGACTCTCCATCCAGGATCTTCCTCATCGTTTCATAATTCTGCATGCTTTTCCCCATCCAACAGCAGGCCGTTCCACATTCAGAACGTGGTGAACGTGAACGTGCGCCAGATGCTTCTCCCTCAGAGGTGTAGAAACATCCCTCTGTTCTTCAGACATTTCCTCCCCGGTTCTGGGCGTTCAGGctgcatcattattattattattattctttaagAAGAGGAATAAAACCCCCCAAAACGAGATATCGGATAGCACAGGGACAGCCTGTGAGCGTGTGACCCGAGGTGTCGGTCGCCGTCGATAAGGAAGAAACCACACGGAGACTCGGCAGATACAACAGCGCTTAACTCGTGTTATTCAACTGTATTCACATCACAACATCCACATTGTTCCGCGTGTGACAAGGTCTAATAATCTCCATATGATATTTACTGTATGATACATTATACCAAGAGGCACTTCCAGTAATCCTGGGAATAAAGGAGCTACAGTATAGTGTctaaattacaaaaaacagtaaaaataaataatgtttatcTAAAAGACTTGTtgttttcatactttttttttttgtcatctgtacagcatatatataattttttttttttttgtacaaaatggAGCAACGACCagcaataaaatgaacatttttcactttaCGAATACTGGTGGCTTCCACGCGTCCCTTTTCTACGGGTATTGCTACATGTGATAAGTGCAAGTTACCGGTGAGGAGAAGATCTCATCTGTGAAGTGAGAAGTTGCACGTCTCGGCTCTCCTTTAAAGCTCGTCCGGGCCGATGATTGTTTTGCGTTGTTTTAGGTGGGGACAGGTAGTGGCAGTGTAAAGGAACGGCagaaaaacgcacacacacacacacacacacacagatagtgGAACTGTGGGGGAAAAGTGCTAATTAATAGTGGCCAGGAAGAGAAATtcatttcccataatgcatcagGAAAGGAGGCCGTTCTGGCCGGACGTCCCTCGGGGGAAGTGGGTCGCGGTCACGCTTCAATTTAAGCCCCGCGGAGCAGGACGCGTTGGCACGGTGAACTCGAATCACGAAAAGCTATGTGCGAAAAACCCTCAAATCGTGCACGTAATTACCGAGGAGGGAAATAATTAAAAGGAAGCGCTCCTGGGGGCTTCATTCCGCGAACAAACAGCTtctacacacagaaaaaaaggccGAATCGCTGAGGCACTCAAGAACGGAGGAGAATAAGACGAACAGTTGGTGGTAAACCAGCTACGTTAAGGTGGAGGTCCCTGGGTGAGTTTTAACCGGACCAAGTCTCTCCTGAATGCTGTAACGTGCTCGAACGTGGATTAACCGCAGCGGCGTTAAAGGCCTCGGTTCACTTTGTGGTCACCGCGTAAAAAGGGCCTCGGGGACATCGTGTCACGCTTGTGTCAGATGGTTCATCTCGCTCCGCAGTTCGAATACAACCAGAAGAAGCGTGTGGGAACCACTGTGTGACAAGCTGAACTTCCATGGGGAGATTCCGAGCggtgatgcattaaaaaaagacgCGACGTGTGGTATGTTCTTTGAACATCTGCTGATGAGCACGTTACGAACGGCCATTTTGTGAGACAGACGAGGGTTTGATGAACTGTGCTGCATCGTGGGGCCTGGATGCAGGTACTCTTGCTTCCGTACCAGAAGAAAACGTCCTGAGAGCATCAGAGAGAAGGAGACGATCCCATTGGCTCACAGTGATACGCAAAGCCCAGGCTAATTTGCATTTTCGTCAACTCAGTCCAACCAGCACCAGTCCCATCAGCCCACTAAGTTCAAGATGAAAGGGGTCTTCAGCACAAACGCCTGTTTTGTGTGGAGCCACGAGACCCTCTTCTCCTCAAGACCTTCGCTACAATATCCGCCCTGCAGCTGCACTTTCTGAACTTTCATACAGTCTATAGgaaatcacacacacccacacacacacacacatgactccTCACAAGAGCTCATATTGCTTTATCTCCCACTTCCCATATAGTTCAGCCTTTACGTTTGGCGCTACTTTGGACCGAGTCACGTTCTTGCTAACGTCAAATAAGATTTCCTGCTGGGAATTTTTTGAAGATAAGAGAGAGGAGACGGGGCTGCTACATACTTTGGACAAAGTTCAAGAAAGGCATTAAAGTCATATTAGGCGCTCATGCTCGAATTGCACTGGGTTAcgtaataaagataataaatgataaaaaaagtgtCCCTTTAATAAGCAGGAGAGAACGCGTGAGACTCCCAGGACACCCAggccttcttctccttcttctttccATAATGATATTCGGCGCTACACTGAGCTGCGGCCGAGATGAATGGCGGCGCCGGCGTGCCCGAAATGTTTAATTGGATGCACTTGAAAGCGACGGGCCGGAGAAGCGGGCCGGCGGGCCGGAGGTGATTAGGCCCGGCGATGCGCTTCTGCCCCGACCTGCGGAACCAATGCCAGCCCATCTGAAGTTCTCCAATCACGCGGCCCGCCAGCTGACCGCTCTCGTGGCTGGAGAACCTTCCCGCTGCACCAAACCTGGAACTGCACACTCTCCTTTCTTTCCAGTCCAGAACCACCAGAGGTTCCACTTACGGATCCGCTTAGCACGAATGAAGGAACACAAGAACCTTTCTCCATCTGGACGGAGTGCCAGATCCAGCTGGACCACGTTAAAAAACATAGAAGGTTCTTCACAAGTGTCAGAGTGCATGGAAATGAGAGAGAACCTAGGACCCCAACTAGAACCCACTGGTTTCAGTTCTAAAAACACACCCTTAAAACGCTCCTAACGTTGAACCAGACGTCTGACAGAACGTGTCTATAATCCCTTTTGTCTACATGAAACCAGACTGGGTGAAACACACACCATAAACTCCACCCTGAAAGCCATATTAAAATGAGGCGTCCCCTTTGTGGCGTTAAGGAACGAAtcagtgaaaataaatacaataaaaaaaaaaaagatcatttctACACAGTATTTACATGAAAAGAAGAGCTGAAACGGACCCCCTGAAAAAAAGGTGTAAGAAATGCTGCAGGAATTTGGCTTCAAGTGACGGATGAAGGGTTCGGTTTGTGTGGCACTTTTCCTCTGGAAAAAAGTGAGGAaccgactgtgtgtgtgtgtgtgttctcattgTTAGTTCCCCTTGAGATTCGTGTAAAGTGTTTTCTccggaaaaaaaggaaaagaagaaaagattCCGTGTCTCTCCCTGCTTGGAATGCGACTGAATTGAGGCAAGTGAGGTTTTTAGAACGGGTTCTGGTCACCTGGGCGGAACCAAAGTCGTTTCTTGACACTGAGTGGATCTCGACCGCCGTTACCGACAAACCCCGCTGCTAACGCAAATTCAGCCAATCCAAGCCACACCCACAAAACAACAAACCCCGCCCACGCCACGTCTCTGAACTGGACAGGGGAAGAGCTCCGCCCCCCCCGCGTTTATCTATAGGCACATGTTCCCTGCGCGTCTACAGTGTTGTGTCTAAGTGATGTGCTGGCAACCGTTTATCAGGAGAAAATGTTACAAAGTTCTTGTCATGTGCAGACAAGGTCTTCATTCGCCTTCCTTGTCCTCCAGAGTCTCTGACGAGTCCTCCTCCCGATCATCCACCGGCTCCTCCTCCTTGCTcacaggctcctcctcctcactaaTGGCCAGGATCGGCTCCTCGGTCTGGCTTTGGCTCTCTTCGGCGATGACTTTCTTCCACATCTCGTGGTTCTCCAGCAGGTGCTGTGTGATTTGGCAGAAGACTTTCCGTCGCGTCTTTGGCGCTCGCTTCTCTGTATGACGGAACAAACAGCAAGATCAGACAGATGAATTTGAACTAGGCCCCTCCCCTTTTAACAACTTTGTAAACCGGGCATGCAGTAGTGAGCAGGGTGCATCTTACGAGACTGCTCCGAGCTGGTGGATGCGTCTTCCTCGGGCGtgtcctcgtcttcctcatcgGTGTCCCCCGCCTCGGCGTCCTGCTCGTCCTCCTTCGGGGCCTGGCTCCCGGCCGGGTCCACGCAGCGGCCTGGCATCAGGGCGGCCGAGTCGTACGACCTGCAGAGCGGCCCCACGATGTGCGTGATGAAGGACTCCTGCAGCTTGGCCAGCTGTGGTGCTGAGCGGTCCATGAAGGGGCTGATGGGAAGGCCGAGGCTGGACTCCTCATCGCCCTGCAATGGCGTCAGCTAATTGTTAGTCGCCAAGACACAGCGCTGCCTGTAAGAAGCTGTAACTGAGCAGTTTAATGAGTTTTAATCCCCTAATAATGCAGGTAATAATCTGGTAATAACGCCGTCATGGAAACACACAGGCAGAGATATGGGCTGAGATTTGAATGgaatatatttgaatctgaatgTAATAATTTCAATATATGAAATCGGATgaaattgaaactgcatttttacatcCGTAAATTCTTCACTTCTCACAATTCAATTGCAGTTTATTGAGACGCACAATCCGGGGTCCTTAAGAAAAAGCTCCCAACAGCGCTCATTTACACGTCTTACAACAGCTCCGCACGTTGCAGCAAAGTGGAACTTCCTGTGGGGAACTTCCTGTCTGCCAGCCGGTGGTGACCTGCTCCGGATAATATCTAATAAAAGCGAACAAAGCGATCCTTTGTGTCCTTTGTTTTGTAACACTATTTGCTAGGTCCCCTATCGTGAAAATGTGACTCtgtgaggttatttaacattaatacgagttccctgaGCCTGTCTGTGGCCCTGCAGTGGTTATAAATGGCGGTAGGTGTAAACAGTGCTCAGAAAGCGGCAgttcagacggtcggatctgaaCAAAGTCAAAACGAGGTGGCGAAGGCTTTGAATCAATTCATCAGCAAATGACTCAGAATCATGAATCTGAGTCGACCCGGTACATTACATTATGTCTTCAATCCAGCATCTGGTAACCATGAACCAGCCTGGTCTGAGATCACCTCGCGCGTAGGGTCAGCTGTGGAGGGAGGGGCGTTCAGGTACATTTGTGATGGGCAGATCCGGGCCGCCAGCGGAGAAATATTGTCCGCAGAGCACCTACGAATCGCAAATCCGAATGAACGCGCACCCTGATGACAAGGTGTAAACAGTGCAAGTGGAGCACAGCTGACAATGCCgcctgttgccatgggaacagGGGAGCTGACGTCATTGGGCTGTAgtgtacgagtgtgtgtgtgtttgcaggtgtgAGTCCGTATGAATCATAATctgacgggaaaaaaaaaaaaaagccctcacGCAGGTTTACGTTCTCGGAGCAGCAGGTCTGTGCGTCTGACACCACTGGGTCAGCAGAGTTCTCCAAGGACGTCCCCTTCGCCGCAAGACGTCCACCTCGCCACCTGGGgttaccccccccccagaaCCGCCGGCGTGGACGATACCGAGAAATGCAGGCAGTTGTATCCTCATTCAGAAAATGGCTTATTGAGCCCCCTGCTCTCCCtgccatatttacattttcttgCATTTCTTGTGGTCGATCGAAGTTATAATGCTGGCTGGATCATAAatctataaatctataaatctataaatataaaaaaacaaacaaacaaaacagaaaataggAAAATTTGCTGTTGATTTCCTCAAAAAACAGAGCTAAATATGATCCAAATAGTTAATGAATGTTCAGAAAAATGTCATTACTTGTCTCCATTTTAGGGATATAACGATGCACCTGATACGTAACTCTTTTCTAGTTCACTGTATTGGCTGACAAGACAAATTATGGTtgaaaatttgactttattAATATACACTGTGAAAAATACCGTTTGATAGAAACAAATTAGCATCTTATTcgattaaaacaaattaaataaaaaaaatatttaatgggctaaaccaaaaataaatataatgttcGCATCTGGACGGACGTTGGTCTTCGTTGTGAGCCAGCAGACACGTGACGAGGAGTGTCTTAAACACTCGATATGGGACCAGTCTGGCGTCCCTCCCGTTGATTCACGGCGCATCATTACAATACTACACAATGTCGCCACAAACGGCCATTTATATCCCGTTCACGCGCCATCAGACTCACACCGCAGCACAAAAGTACCTGAATCCCCTCATCTTTTCCgtgtatatttatttcatatttggtACGAAGTGCAGTATTTTGGTGCTGAAcacaggaggagaggaggagtaaCAACCTGCTCGTAGAACTCGTTGACGATGCCCTCGGTCCACTGCAGGTGGAGCTCTTTGCACTTGAGTGGGCCGTTGATGTCGGCAAGCTTGATGCACATCTGACACAGGAGCAGCCGGTCGTTCTCATTGGACCAGTCGATGCCTGAGCAGCCGTCGTCCCCCACCTGCGGGCGGGAGGAAGCAGGAGTCACACGGAGGGACGGAGGTGGCCGTCACAGCCGCCGTCGGGCTGGGCGGGGCCGTTACCTTGGCATTAAACTCGGCCAGGAAGTCAAAGTGCTTCTTCAGGTCGGTGGCGAGGATGGCTTCGATGACGAGGAAGCGAAAGCGCTTGAACTCCACGTGGTCCAGGTAGGACAGGAAGTTGTACTCGGGACGTGACATGAAGAGGTTCCAGGCGGAGGCGGCGTGGTGGTTCTCCAGCACGGAGCGGTCGTTGTAGAGCACGGCCTGCGGAGGAGCAGAGAATTCCAGAAACCCGTCTTCTACACATATAACCGGCTGCATCGGcatcgtcattgtgaaaaacattAGCTGCAAGATATCATATTTGGCGCCACCACCTGGTAATGTGTGTAGACTGCGAATGGAAGATGACTTATttcctgtcacggctgcccactgtcaccaagggtgatggttaaatacagaggacacgtgtcaccgcgTTCAATTTCACCTTGCTACGCTACAGTTATTACATGCCAAATCTTTAGTTGCCAATTGTGATAGGCTGGTCATGAGAAATTATAATACTACCTATCTACTATCAATCAAAAacggatttttacatttacagaatttatcagacgctctaatccagagcgacttacaatcagtagttacagggacagtccccccctggagacactcagggttaagtgtcctgctcagggacacgatggtagtaagtggggtttgaacctgggtcttctggttcataggcgagtgtgttacccgctaggctactaccaccaccattttGTATTGGTATATTCTAACATTCATGGCTGTAGTTCTGGAGCAGCTACAGGAAGTCGGGGTTTGTACCTGCGGGGCGCTGGTGGCCACCAGGAAGGCGTTGGTGCGGCCGGGGTGGTCGTAGTCGTGCATGGCGGCCGCCACGTACAGCGCCATCAGCTCTAGGGCGGGAATGAGGCCCGACAGGCAGCCGTAGCCGTCCTCCACCGCCGGGTACGTCCTGGACGTCAGGAACCCCGTGTGGCCGTGGCTCATGCTGCTCTCTGAGTCTGAGGGTGCGGTGTGAGTCAAGTTCTCCGAAATGGAGTGACTGAACGATGTAAAAACCCACTCACCTGAGTCACTGACGGAGCCCTGTTCTGTCATGTTGGGCAGCCCTGGCACAGGCTGCGTGGTGAGGTACCACACAGCGTGAAGAACGTCGGTGGCGTGGATCCTGTTATGGTCTGGGGAGAATTAAATCACATGTTATTTCCCCGTCACGTCAAATTTCTCCGAAGTTGCATAACGTGGTAAACCTGCTCACATGGGATGTCCCTGTATCCATTCTCCAGCGCGTGGAAATAATTCATGAACTCCCTCACAGGGATCTTGAAGGTTTCAAAGAGCCCCGTGTCTTCAAAGAGCCTGTAGGAGACCTGGAACACACGGCGCGGGCGCGTGAGTCGGCGGCGAGGCGATGGGCCGCAGTGCCCACCGCCCAACACCAGGGGACAGCGCAGCACCACTCACCTGGCTGAGAATCCGGCCACATTTCCCCTCGGCCTGCTCCACCAGGCTGAAGATGGGGAAGTTCCAGTTGTTGATCTGACTCATGAGCGGCTCCAGGCCCTCCATCACCAGCGGCTCCGGGGCCAGGACGGCCTTGTCCTGGAGTATTAAGCGGAATTAAAGgacatttttctttccattttctcAGCTAACTAGTCGTCTGTTTAAATCCGTCTATGGCCCTTGTGACCCGAACACGACATGAAGTGACGAATTTGTCAGTGTGGGCTGTAAAACTAGCTGAGAGacaaaaaagtcaaaaataaaagcagtaaGCCCACTGTCTCTTTTCCAGGTTTATTGGATGTTCATCTTGCATAAGGAGGATTCCTGTCAGGACTGACCTCTGGCGGCAGCAGGGCGTGCAGAACGAGGCCCTCGGCCTCATACGCCCCGCACCCATCCTGGACGTCGGGAGCTCTCCTGCGCCCCACCTGCTCCTCCTCGTTCTGTGCAAAATCGCTGCTGTCACTGTGGTTGGTCTCGTAGGTGCTGTCGTAGTCAGATGAGGCCAGCACCGGGTCGTCTGCAGTGCAGAGGGGAGACGCCCAGTCTATCAGTCTACCCACCCAGCTGGAAATCGATTTATTCAGAGTCCAGTCGAGATCGAGATGTTTCAGGTGGTtattagtggtggcctagcaggtaaggaattgGACTCGTGAccggaaggtgccactgaggtccccttgatgaaagcacactgatccccgggcgcttcaccgagggtgatggttaaatgcagaggacacgtttcaccgtgtcaccgggtgctgtgctgcagtgtttcagaatcacttcacttatatcATTCCCCTCACCTGTCTGCTGTAATCGGTCTCCTTGTTCAACTGACTCCTCGTGGCTGAGTTTGGTGAAGGGTCTCCCACAGCTAGGGGGAAAAAGGGAATTTGttgtgcatttcattttgttttatgctATTTAATTCAACCTTTCACGTCCAACCAATTCAcgcattatacattttttttattctaggtaatattaaaattatcagttatatttaataaaaataacacttACAAAGTTTATGCTAAAATAAAgttgattttgtcattttgtgcacAGAAATATGTACCGCACTCTAGGGAGATCTGGGAAGCATTGCTGTGCAACAGTACAGTACAATTTTTGTATTTCAATTTTTGTAATGAACATTTTTGATTGAATTTTGACTGATtcaaatatgtttattatttttctttcaaaGTGCAATAAAAGTCATGCTGCCCGTGGGGTTGCTGttccccgtgtgtgtgtgtgtgtgtgtgtgtgtgtaaacggtGTGCACGCTCTGGAATCGCCCACTGCCGTTTTTATAAAGCCTGTTATTCACTACTGGGTTTCTACTACTGTCCTTTACTAAAATGGTACACCATGTTACTGCGTTACagaggaggaaataattattgtgCATTCATTTCTCACGCCCAGAAGATGATTAAAAAGGGGAGGATTTTGTCGAGGAGAGCCCACCTGCCACAGAGGGGTGACGATCCCCATTGTGAGGCTGTGGCGCTGGGGGCACTCTGGCTGTGTATTAAGGCTCGGTGTGGCGCCCGGACAGCGGTGGGTTCAGGCAGGTCGACTGACGGGTTTTTGGACGTGGGGCTGTTGACGGGGGTCCCCTGCTGGGGGGGTGAGTGGCACGGCGACGCCAGGGGCGAAATGCAGGTGGGGGGACAACCTGCAATTGACAAGAGAGGAGAACAGTTCATACagtaacacacccacacacatacactcaaacAGAGGTCTACCTGGTCTGCTCAGTCTCTTGTACATCGGCTTGGTGGCTGATGGAGTGTATGAGGCTGACATGGAGCGACTCTTGGAGATGGTCATCATGACAGAGGAGTTCCATGACTCACTGCTGCCCACACtggaagaaacacacacacacacacgtcagtgGAAATCTACATTTTTCTATACTGCAGACAGTATTGTACTAACTAAGACCAGGAAGTGGATTTTATTTAGGGAGCGGCTGAAAAAGGACATTAGAAAGAGTTCAAGGGTCAGAGCAATGGGGCTGAAGCAAACATAGCTCCAGGCCCAGGACTGAAGAACACAATTTACagcagaggaaaaaataaaaatatgcaggAAATGGCAGTGGGGTCCGTCTCCAGTCTACAGATAGGCATCTGAGTGCAGATTAATGAGGGAACGGCAGACTGCTTCCACAACTCAGAGTGGACCAAGATCTTCCTGAGATGGAAATCATGATCAACTCATTGGAGACCAGCTTCTCTATATACATCCACACTGGATTTAtataacactcacacacacacagggctgtaTAAGACCTAGACCAAGGGCATGGGGCATAAAGTCacattcaccagttccctcATCAGGACACTGGAATTACATAaatgataacctgcatgttggtgttggtagtgggcgtggtcacgtcgactggaattaaagcgtctgataacctgcatgttggtgtcggtagtgggcgtggtcatgttcactggaattaaagcgcctgataacctgcatgttggtgtcggtagtgggcgtggtcacgttcactaggaattaaagcgcctgataacctgcatgttcgtgttggtagtgggcgtggtcacattgactggaattaaagcgtctgataacctgcatgttggtgtcggtagtgggcgtggtcacgttcactggaattaaagcgcctgataacctgcatgttggtgtcggtagtgggcgtggtcaccttTGTGTATTAGGGGTATTAGGAGGAGAAAAGTTGGGGTTAAATCCTCCAACATGAGGAAGTAGGGcgtgagctgtcaatcatgcacaTAAACCATGCAACGTTCGGTTTGGAGCTTTAAGCCTCTGCACAGGAAGCAGGGGGTGTTTGGTGTTATAGAAATCCCTGTAAAAAGAGGGCCTGATGGGTATTCCATGTTACGAGGTCAATTCAAAATTCTTACTATCGTTGGGACGCCT
The Denticeps clupeoides chromosome 15, fDenClu1.1, whole genome shotgun sequence DNA segment above includes these coding regions:
- the LOC114764566 gene encoding cGMP-inhibited 3',5'-cyclic phosphodiesterase A-like isoform X2 is translated as MATADGARNGYVKACVTPLRDSASGPSHAWACVASASLVLSLLLSLVDWDAQQRPPGPSVPSVPVLPAIALLGAFLWLGLYLRRRGVSVRGALLLLAACHVGEAAAQWLVRAAGGRLLSFTATAAALLCVAGGALMVLRVGQGVSVVLFVGVVRTVSLVSLRKVRAGWRPYLAYLLGVLGVLLARYADRLLPGPAARERVPAFKRRRRSSSVASADMAHHGQPRRTSLPCIQREQSSGTAVMVDLAVMGEAHGLISDLLADPSLPPNTCSSLRAVSNLLSTQLTFQPLHRPHLNPLVSFSDTHTCSDSEEGLEKGEKLAIPKRLRRSLPPGLLRRISSTWTTTTSATGLPTIEPGPVRRDRSSSIKPTHDCPASSVGSSESWNSSVMMTISKSRSMSASYTPSATKPMYKRLSRPGCPPTCISPLASPCHSPPQQGTPVNSPTSKNPSVDLPEPTAVRAPHRALIHSQSAPSATASQWGSSPLCGSCGRPFTKLSHEESVEQGDRLQQTDDPVLASSDYDSTYETNHSDSSDFAQNEEEQVGRRRAPDVQDGCGAYEAEGLVLHALLPPEDKAVLAPEPLVMEGLEPLMSQINNWNFPIFSLVEQAEGKCGRILSQVSYRLFEDTGLFETFKIPVREFMNYFHALENGYRDIPYHNRIHATDVLHAVWYLTTQPVPGLPNMTEQGSVSDSDSESSMSHGHTGFLTSRTYPAVEDGYGCLSGLIPALELMALYVAAAMHDYDHPGRTNAFLVATSAPQAVLYNDRSVLENHHAASAWNLFMSRPEYNFLSYLDHVEFKRFRFLVIEAILATDLKKHFDFLAEFNAKVGDDGCSGIDWSNENDRLLLCQMCIKLADINGPLKCKELHLQWTEGIVNEFYEQGDEESSLGLPISPFMDRSAPQLAKLQESFITHIVGPLCRSYDSAALMPGRCVDPAGSQAPKEDEQDAEAGDTDEEDEDTPEEDASTSSEQSQKRAPKTRRKVFCQITQHLLENHEMWKKVIAEESQSQTEEPILAISEEEEPVSKEEEPVDDREEDSSETLEDKEGE
- the LOC114764566 gene encoding cGMP-inhibited 3',5'-cyclic phosphodiesterase A-like isoform X6 gives rise to the protein MRIQMLPQPEWDQKRGARGSQSSGTAVMVDLAVMGEAHGLISDLLADPSLPPNTCSSLRAVSNLLSTQLTFQPLHRPHLNPLVSFSDTHTCSDSEEGLEKGEKLAIPKRLRRSLPPGLLRRISSTWTTTTSATGLPTIEPGPVRRDRSSSIKPTHDCPASSVGSSESWNSSVMMTISKSRSMSASYTPSATKPMYKRLSRPGCPPTCISPLASPCHSPPQQGTPVNSPTSKNPSVDLPEPTAVRAPHRALIHSQSAPSATASQWGSSPLCGSCGRPFTKLSHEESVEQGDRLQQTDDPVLASSDYDSTYETNHSDSSDFAQNEEEQVGRRRAPDVQDGCGAYEAEGLVLHALLPPEDKAVLAPEPLVMEGLEPLMSQINNWNFPIFSLVEQAEGKCGRILSQVSYRLFEDTGLFETFKIPVREFMNYFHALENGYRDIPYHNRIHATDVLHAVWYLTTQPVPGLPNMTEQGSVSDSDSESSMSHGHTGFLTSRTYPAVEDGYGCLSGLIPALELMALYVAAAMHDYDHPGRTNAFLVATSAPQAVLYNDRSVLENHHAASAWNLFMSRPEYNFLSYLDHVEFKRFRFLVIEAILATDLKKHFDFLAEFNAKVGDDGCSGIDWSNENDRLLLCQMCIKLADINGPLKCKELHLQWTEGIVNEFYEQGDEESSLGLPISPFMDRSAPQLAKLQESFITHIVGPLCRSYDSAALMPGRCVDPAGSQAPKEDEQDAEAGDTDEEDEDTPEEDASTSSEQSQKRAPKTRRKVFCQITQHLLENHEMWKKVIAEESQSQTEEPILAISEEEEPVSKEEEPVDDREEDSSETLEDKEGE